One window of Dehalobacterium formicoaceticum genomic DNA carries:
- the istB gene encoding IS21-like element helper ATPase IstB, which produces MSNAPRKAFKEAILEYSKELRLPMIRKHLDEQVRESTQQDASYEAFLAQLLEKECDARREASRHNRIRLAEFTHKKYLEDLVIADLPDDAQKKLKQLKTLEFIQEGRNIILAGNPGTGKTHVSIGLGLKACLEGYKVWFTTVPLLINRIKECRAEQTLRAFQNRFEKYDLVIADEMGYISFDKEGSELLFTHLSLRAGRKSTIITTNLSFERWGEIFQDPVMTAAMIDRLTHQSYIVNMNGNSYRMKETKEWLQQQQLA; this is translated from the coding sequence ATGAGTAACGCGCCGCGCAAGGCGTTTAAGGAAGCGATATTGGAATATAGCAAAGAACTGAGACTCCCTATGATTCGTAAGCATTTGGATGAGCAAGTTCGGGAGTCAACGCAGCAGGATGCCAGTTATGAAGCATTTCTGGCGCAGTTACTGGAGAAGGAATGTGATGCTCGTCGGGAAGCCTCGCGGCATAATCGCATTCGTCTGGCTGAATTTACACATAAAAAGTACCTTGAAGATTTGGTCATCGCGGATTTGCCAGATGATGCCCAAAAGAAGTTAAAGCAGCTGAAAACATTAGAGTTTATTCAGGAGGGGCGCAACATTATTCTGGCGGGGAACCCGGGAACAGGCAAGACGCATGTGAGTATTGGGCTAGGCTTAAAGGCCTGCCTGGAGGGATATAAAGTATGGTTTACAACTGTTCCCCTCCTCATTAACCGGATTAAAGAATGCCGAGCAGAGCAAACTCTTCGAGCCTTCCAGAACCGCTTTGAAAAATATGATTTGGTTATTGCCGATGAAATGGGTTATATATCTTTTGATAAGGAAGGATCTGAATTATTGTTTACCCATTTGTCGCTGAGGGCTGGTCGCAAATCGACAATCATCACAACCAACTTATCCTTCGAACGATGGGGTGAAATTTTTCAGGATCCCGTGATGACGGCGGCCATGATTGACCGGTTGACGCATCAGTCATACATCGTCAACATGAATGGAAACTCGTACCGCATGAAAGAAACGAAGGAGTGGTTACAACAACAGCAACTGGCATGA
- a CDS encoding MFS transporter — MSKITARIDNLPNTPMMWKILIIVGFGWMFDAMDQGMVAGVMAAIGKDWQISTGQLGLLGSSGMLGMAIGAALSGMAADRWGRKKVITWTLIIYGLASGLSGFSTNFTMLLVLRFITGFGLGGELPAASTLVSEFSPTRVRGRNVIFLESFWAWGWIVASLVAYLLIPVYGWRVAFWIGAVPALFAAYLRRVVPESPRYLEAVGKIEEADALVRRMEEEAGIVCEVNSYEEEPEVVKTQRITFKDLWSKKYIRSTIVLWIIWFGINFGYYGFVLWTPTLLVDRGFDLVKSFEYTLIMCLAQLPGYFSAAFLVERIGRKKVLSVYFAGTAIAAWLFGHAGSTNEVLLFGCLLYFFSLGAWGCVYAYTPEVYPTVARVSGAGWATAFGRVGAFTAPFIVPIIYNYFGTDVGYTYVFIMLTLVFILVALVVAILGKETMGKTLEEISG, encoded by the coding sequence ATGTCGAAAATAACTGCGCGAATTGATAATTTGCCAAATACTCCAATGATGTGGAAAATTCTCATCATTGTTGGATTTGGTTGGATGTTTGATGCCATGGATCAAGGTATGGTAGCCGGGGTTATGGCGGCGATTGGCAAGGACTGGCAGATAAGTACCGGGCAATTGGGACTTCTGGGAAGCTCAGGTATGTTAGGAATGGCAATAGGCGCAGCTCTGTCCGGTATGGCTGCAGACAGATGGGGCCGCAAAAAAGTAATTACCTGGACTTTAATTATCTACGGTCTGGCGAGCGGTCTTTCCGGTTTTTCTACTAACTTTACCATGCTCTTGGTGTTAAGGTTTATTACAGGTTTTGGCCTGGGAGGAGAATTGCCGGCTGCTTCTACTTTGGTTAGCGAGTTTTCTCCCACCAGGGTTAGAGGGCGCAATGTCATATTTTTAGAAAGTTTCTGGGCCTGGGGTTGGATTGTTGCATCATTGGTAGCTTATCTGCTGATTCCTGTTTATGGCTGGAGGGTAGCTTTTTGGATTGGTGCTGTACCGGCCCTTTTTGCAGCATATTTAAGAAGGGTGGTACCGGAATCACCCCGTTATCTGGAAGCAGTAGGTAAAATTGAAGAAGCCGATGCCCTGGTAAGACGTATGGAAGAAGAGGCAGGCATAGTTTGTGAAGTAAATAGTTATGAGGAAGAGCCGGAGGTAGTTAAAACTCAACGTATAACTTTTAAGGATTTATGGTCCAAGAAATATATCAGGAGCACAATTGTCTTATGGATCATTTGGTTTGGGATTAATTTTGGTTATTATGGATTTGTTTTATGGACCCCAACACTTCTGGTGGATCGGGGCTTTGACTTGGTGAAAAGCTTTGAATATACACTGATTATGTGTTTGGCGCAGCTTCCCGGATATTTTAGTGCGGCTTTTCTGGTAGAGCGGATTGGTCGTAAGAAGGTCCTTTCAGTTTATTTTGCTGGTACTGCTATTGCAGCCTGGCTGTTTGGGCATGCAGGCAGCACAAACGAAGTACTCCTCTTTGGCTGTTTGCTTTACTTCTTTAGTTTAGGTGCATGGGGATGTGTTTATGCATATACACCGGAGGTTTACCCCACTGTTGCCAGGGTTAGCGGGGCTGGCTGGGCTACTGCTTTTGGCCGCGTGGGAGCTTTTACAGCGCCATTTATTGTTCCGATTATTTACAATTACTTTGGAACAGATGTTGGTTATACCTATGTATTTATCATGTTAACGCTGGTTTTTATCCTGGTAGCTTTGGTTGTCGCAATCTTGGGGAAAGAAACTATGGGCAAAACACTGGAAGAGATTAGTGGTTAA
- a CDS encoding phosphoribosylanthranilate isomerase, with amino-acid sequence MKNSKIKICGIKREQDIDYVNMLKPDYIGFVFAKQSRRYITPDMAAMLRKKLLPGITPVGVFVNEYVEKVAGLMLRGIIEIAQFHGQENEDYIAAFRQLTGNPVIQAFRIDRPDDVIRAAQSSADFILLDNGAGGTGTTFDWTLIQNIQRPFFLAGGLNADNVDEAIRLSNPYSVDISSGVETNNIKDYAKMQKFINRVR; translated from the coding sequence ATGAAAAATTCAAAAATTAAAATATGCGGCATAAAAAGAGAACAAGATATTGATTATGTGAACATGCTAAAGCCTGACTATATCGGTTTCGTATTTGCTAAGCAGAGTCGAAGATATATTACTCCTGATATGGCCGCTATGCTGCGCAAGAAGCTGTTGCCCGGTATCACCCCGGTTGGTGTTTTTGTCAATGAATATGTGGAAAAAGTGGCCGGGCTCATGCTAAGAGGTATCATTGAGATCGCCCAGTTTCATGGTCAGGAAAATGAGGATTACATCGCTGCTTTCAGACAATTGACCGGCAACCCGGTCATCCAGGCATTCAGGATCGATCGTCCTGATGATGTAATCAGAGCAGCTCAGTCCTCGGCGGATTTCATACTTTTGGATAATGGAGCCGGTGGAACAGGTACTACCTTTGATTGGACCCTGATTCAAAACATCCAGCGTCCTTTTTTCCTGGCGGGTGGACTTAATGCGGATAATGTTGATGAGGCAATCCGCCTGTCAAACCCCTATTCCGTTGACATTAGCTCTGGTGTAGAAACGAATAATATTAAGGATTACGCTAAAATGCAAAAATTCATCAACCGTGTCAGGTAG
- the trpC gene encoding indole-3-glycerol phosphate synthase TrpC — MMKNILSTIAEHARVRVAEKKKIIPLIKMKEAALSMDCRTGFPFEQALKGDDIGFICECKKASPSVGLIAPEFPYLEIAKEYEKAGAACISVLTEPKWFMGRDHHLKEIADSVSIPCLRKDFTIDEYMIYEAKILGASAVLLICSLLDREIIGSYLDICDSLGLSAVVEVHDEYEISESLEAGARIIGINNRNLRDFTVDVHNSERLRKLVPHNLLVIAESGIRSSADIDLLRRAKINSVLIGETLMRATDKKAMLDDLRGKGGQEVQEVQGVREVQNEKFKN; from the coding sequence ATGATGAAAAACATACTGAGTACCATCGCTGAGCACGCAAGGGTGCGTGTGGCGGAGAAAAAGAAAATCATACCCTTGATCAAGATGAAAGAGGCAGCTCTTTCCATGGACTGCAGAACCGGATTCCCCTTTGAACAGGCACTTAAGGGTGACGATATTGGATTTATTTGTGAATGTAAAAAAGCTTCACCGTCAGTGGGCCTCATTGCACCGGAGTTCCCTTATCTGGAAATTGCCAAGGAGTACGAAAAGGCTGGTGCAGCGTGTATTTCAGTTTTGACAGAGCCGAAATGGTTTATGGGACGGGATCATCATCTTAAGGAAATAGCAGACTCTGTTTCGATTCCGTGTCTCCGTAAAGACTTTACGATTGATGAGTACATGATCTATGAGGCAAAAATACTTGGTGCATCGGCGGTGTTGCTGATATGCTCCCTTCTTGATCGGGAAATCATCGGATCCTATCTTGATATTTGCGATAGCCTGGGGCTTTCGGCAGTTGTCGAAGTCCATGACGAGTATGAAATCTCTGAATCATTAGAAGCAGGAGCAAGGATAATCGGCATAAACAATCGCAATCTTCGGGATTTTACAGTCGATGTGCATAACAGCGAAAGACTGCGCAAACTCGTGCCGCATAACTTGCTGGTTATCGCGGAAAGCGGCATCAGATCATCGGCAGACATCGATCTGCTGAGACGGGCAAAAATTAACAGTGTGCTGATAGGTGAGACGCTGATGCGAGCAACGGACAAAAAAGCGATGCTGGATGATTTGAGAGGTAAAGGGGGTCAAGAGGTGCAAGAGGTACAAGGGGTGCGAGAGGTGCAAAATGAAAAATTCAAAAATTAA
- the trpD gene encoding anthranilate phosphoribosyltransferase, with translation MIKEAIVKIVDKQDLTFDEAYAVMSEIMGGETSQVQNAAFLSALSTKSTKAETINEISGCAAAMRSFATKVEHGMDVLDIVGTGGDRACSFNISTTAALVLAAGGVKVAKHGNRAASSASGTADCLEALGVNINQDPVQCEELLRKVNICFMFAQNYHTAMKHVGSIRKELGIRTVLNILGPLTNPASPTMQLLGVYDEALVEPLAKVISSLGVKRGLVVYCQDNLDEITTCAPTTICEIKDGYYKTYDINPEDFGFVRSAKADLAGGTPEENAEITRGILRGEQGPKRDTVLMNAGAGFYIAGKAASIADGVHLSAEIIASGQAMAKLEEFKEESNKGGVK, from the coding sequence ATGATTAAAGAAGCAATCGTCAAGATCGTTGATAAACAGGATCTTACCTTTGATGAAGCCTATGCCGTAATGAGTGAAATAATGGGTGGCGAGACCAGCCAGGTGCAAAATGCTGCTTTCTTAAGTGCTCTTTCCACCAAAAGCACAAAAGCGGAGACGATCAACGAAATCTCAGGATGTGCTGCAGCAATGCGCAGCTTTGCCACAAAGGTGGAACACGGCATGGATGTTCTGGACATCGTGGGCACCGGCGGTGACAGAGCATGCAGTTTTAACATATCCACCACGGCAGCTCTTGTTCTTGCGGCGGGCGGGGTCAAAGTAGCCAAGCACGGTAACCGCGCTGCGTCTTCCGCCAGCGGCACTGCTGATTGTCTAGAGGCACTAGGGGTCAACATCAACCAAGATCCTGTGCAGTGTGAGGAGCTTCTTCGTAAAGTAAATATCTGCTTTATGTTTGCCCAGAATTATCATACTGCCATGAAGCATGTTGGTTCGATACGCAAAGAACTGGGGATCAGGACTGTACTGAACATCCTGGGTCCCCTCACAAACCCGGCATCCCCCACCATGCAGCTGCTGGGCGTCTATGATGAAGCCTTGGTGGAACCCCTGGCGAAAGTGATCTCAAGCCTGGGTGTAAAACGTGGTCTTGTTGTTTATTGCCAGGATAACCTAGATGAGATCACGACCTGTGCCCCAACAACTATATGTGAAATCAAGGATGGCTACTACAAGACCTATGATATCAATCCGGAAGATTTTGGATTTGTGCGCTCAGCTAAGGCAGATCTTGCCGGCGGCACACCGGAGGAGAATGCGGAAATCACCCGGGGCATTCTGCGAGGGGAGCAAGGGCCAAAGCGGGATACCGTCCTGATGAATGCGGGAGCAGGATTTTATATTGCCGGCAAGGCAGCGTCCATCGCCGACGGCGTGCATCTTTCCGCTGAGATAATCGCTTCGGGTCAGGCAATGGCAAAGCTTGAAGAATTCAAGGAGGAGTCAAATAAAGGTGGCGTCAAATAA